The following proteins are encoded in a genomic region of Streptomyces collinus Tu 365:
- the mraY gene encoding phospho-N-acetylmuramoyl-pentapeptide-transferase — MMKQILFSGVIGLFLTLVGTPLLIKLLARKGYGQYIRDDGPREHASKRGTPTMGGIAFILATIAAYFLSKLITGYAPTYSGLLVLGLMFGMGLVGFLDDYIKIVKRRSLGLRAKAKMAGQLIVGIGFAVLSLMFSDARGNTPASTKLSFITDFGWSIGPVLFVVWALFMILAMSNGVNLTDGLDGLATGASVLVFGAYTFIGVWQFQESCANAQTLTNPNACYEVRDPLDLAVVASALMGACLGFLWWNTSPAKIFMGDTGSLALGGVLTGLAILSRTELLVAIMGGLFVLITMSVVIQVGSFRLTGKRVFRMAPLQHHFELKGWSEVLVVVRFWIIQGICVIVGLGLFYAGWAADK; from the coding sequence ATGATGAAGCAGATCCTGTTCTCGGGAGTCATCGGCCTCTTCCTGACGCTGGTCGGCACCCCGCTGCTGATCAAGCTCCTCGCCCGCAAGGGCTACGGCCAGTACATCCGCGACGACGGCCCGCGTGAGCACGCCAGCAAGCGCGGTACGCCGACCATGGGCGGCATCGCCTTCATCCTGGCGACGATCGCGGCGTACTTCCTCAGCAAGCTCATCACCGGCTACGCCCCGACCTACTCGGGTCTGCTGGTCCTCGGCCTGATGTTCGGCATGGGCCTGGTCGGCTTCCTGGACGACTACATCAAGATCGTCAAGCGCCGGTCGCTGGGTCTGCGGGCCAAGGCGAAGATGGCCGGCCAGCTCATCGTCGGCATCGGCTTCGCCGTGCTGTCGCTGATGTTCTCCGACGCCCGCGGCAACACCCCGGCGTCCACCAAGCTGTCCTTCATCACCGACTTCGGCTGGTCGATCGGCCCGGTGCTGTTCGTGGTCTGGGCGCTGTTCATGATCCTGGCGATGTCGAACGGCGTGAACCTGACGGACGGTCTGGACGGTCTGGCCACCGGCGCCTCCGTGCTCGTCTTCGGCGCCTACACGTTCATCGGCGTCTGGCAGTTCCAGGAGTCGTGCGCCAACGCGCAGACCCTGACGAACCCGAACGCCTGCTACGAGGTGCGCGACCCGCTGGACCTCGCGGTCGTCGCGTCCGCGCTGATGGGTGCCTGCCTGGGCTTCCTGTGGTGGAACACCTCGCCCGCCAAGATCTTCATGGGGGACACGGGCTCGCTCGCCCTCGGCGGTGTGCTCACCGGTCTGGCCATCCTCTCCCGCACGGAGCTGCTGGTGGCCATCATGGGCGGCCTGTTCGTCCTCATCACCATGTCGGTCGTCATCCAGGTCGGCTCGTTCCGGCTCACCGGGAAACGCGTCTTCCGGATGGCACCGCTCCAGCACCACTTCGAACTCAAGGGCTGGTCCGAGGTCCTGGTGGTGGTCCGCTTCTGGATCATCCAGGGCATCTGCGTGATCGTCGGACTCGGCCTCTTCTACGCGGGATGGGCAGCGGACAAGTGA
- the murD gene encoding UDP-N-acetylmuramoyl-L-alanine--D-glutamate ligase yields the protein MGSGQVTSSVPTGLSEFQGKHVTVAGLGVSGVPAARVLHARGAIVTVVNDGDDARAREQAAELEALGVTVRLGDGATLPEGTELIVTAPGWKPDKPLFLAAAEAGVPVWGDVELAWRLRGPDAAPWLAVTGTNGKTTTVQMLASILRAAGLRTAAVGNIGVSLLDAVLGEEPYDVLAVELSSYQLHWAPSLRAHSAAVLNLAPDHLDWHGSMEAYAADKGRIYEGNQVACVYNTADPRTEDLVRAADVQEGCRAIGFTLGAPGPSQLGVVDGILVDRAFVENRYKNAQELAEVSDVEPPAPHNIANALAAAALARAFGVPAAAVRDGLRAFRPDAHRIAHVADIDGVAYVDDSKATNTHAAEASLAAYEPIVWIAGGLAKGATFDELVARSAKRLRGAVLIGADRALIREALTRHAPEVPVVDLERTDTGAMLQAVTEAKRLAQPGDTVLLAPACASMDMFTNYNERGDAFAEAVRELGA from the coding sequence ATGGGCAGCGGACAAGTGACCTCCTCGGTGCCCACTGGGCTTTCGGAGTTCCAGGGCAAGCACGTCACCGTCGCGGGACTCGGCGTCTCCGGCGTCCCAGCGGCCAGGGTGCTCCACGCGCGCGGCGCGATCGTCACGGTCGTCAACGACGGCGACGACGCACGCGCGCGTGAGCAGGCCGCCGAACTGGAGGCGCTCGGTGTCACCGTGCGCCTCGGTGACGGCGCGACCCTCCCCGAGGGCACCGAGCTGATCGTCACCGCCCCCGGCTGGAAGCCCGACAAGCCGCTCTTCCTGGCGGCCGCGGAGGCGGGCGTGCCCGTCTGGGGCGACGTGGAACTGGCCTGGCGCCTGCGCGGGCCCGACGCGGCCCCCTGGCTCGCCGTGACCGGCACCAACGGCAAGACCACGACCGTGCAGATGCTGGCCTCGATCCTGCGGGCCGCGGGCCTGCGCACGGCCGCGGTCGGCAACATCGGGGTCTCGCTGCTGGACGCGGTCCTCGGCGAGGAGCCGTACGACGTGCTCGCCGTGGAGCTGTCCAGCTACCAGCTGCACTGGGCGCCCTCCCTGCGCGCCCACTCCGCGGCCGTGCTGAACCTCGCCCCGGACCACCTCGACTGGCACGGCTCCATGGAGGCCTACGCGGCCGACAAGGGGCGCATCTACGAGGGCAACCAGGTCGCCTGCGTCTACAACACGGCCGACCCGCGCACCGAGGACCTGGTGCGTGCGGCCGACGTCCAAGAGGGCTGCCGGGCCATCGGGTTCACCCTCGGTGCCCCCGGCCCGTCCCAACTCGGCGTCGTGGACGGCATCCTGGTCGACCGGGCCTTCGTGGAGAACCGGTACAAGAACGCGCAGGAGCTGGCCGAGGTCTCCGACGTCGAACCGCCGGCCCCGCACAACATCGCCAACGCCCTTGCCGCCGCCGCCCTCGCGCGCGCCTTCGGGGTGCCCGCCGCGGCCGTCCGCGACGGTCTGCGCGCCTTCCGTCCCGACGCGCACCGCATCGCGCACGTCGCGGACATCGACGGAGTGGCGTACGTGGACGACTCCAAGGCGACCAACACCCATGCCGCGGAAGCCTCGTTGGCGGCATATGAGCCGATTGTATGGATTGCCGGTGGTCTGGCGAAGGGCGCGACCTTCGACGAACTGGTCGCCAGGTCCGCGAAGCGGCTGCGCGGCGCCGTCCTGATCGGCGCCGATCGGGCCCTGATCCGCGAGGCCCTCACGCGACACGCCCCGGAAGTACCCGTCGTCGACCTCGAACGGACCGACACTGGGGCGATGCTCCAGGCGGTGACGGAAGCGAAGCGGCTCGCACAGCCCGGTGACACGGTGCTGCTGGCCCCGGCCTGCGCCTCCATGGACATGTTCACCAACTACAACGAGCGCGGTGACGCGTTCGCGGAGGCGGTCCGCGAACTCGGCGCCTGA
- the ftsW gene encoding putative lipid II flippase FtsW yields MPGSRTGRPPVQRASRRPPTARPARENPLLRLYTRARKAWDRPLTAYYLILGGSLLITVLGLVMVYSASQITALQLSLPGSYFFRKQALAALIGGALLFAASRMPVKLHRALAYPILAGAVFMMALVQVPGIGMSINGNQNWISLGGSFQIQPSEFGKLALVLWGADLIARKQERKLLTQWKHMLVPLVPVAFLLLGLIMLGGDMGTAIILTAILFGLLWLAGAPTRLFAGVLTIAALIGGVLIKTSPNRMARLACIGATEPKAGVADCWQAVHGIYALASGGLFGSGLGASVEKWGQLPEAHTDFIFAVTGEELGLAGTLSVLALFAALGYAGIRVAGCTEDPFVRYAAGGVTTWITAQAVINIGAVLGLLPIAGVPLPLFSYGGSALLPTMFAIGLLIAFARDEPAARAALAMRQPRFGRKRAGGARMDRGPRRWNTMRRRASVARTSGER; encoded by the coding sequence ATGCCCGGTAGCCGTACCGGCCGGCCGCCCGTACAGCGGGCGTCCCGCCGTCCCCCCACCGCCCGGCCCGCGCGCGAGAACCCCCTGCTGCGGCTCTACACGCGGGCACGCAAGGCCTGGGACCGCCCGCTGACCGCCTACTACCTGATCCTCGGCGGCAGCCTGCTGATCACCGTGCTGGGCCTGGTGATGGTCTACTCGGCCTCCCAGATCACCGCGCTCCAGCTCTCGCTCCCGGGGTCGTACTTCTTCCGCAAGCAGGCCCTCGCGGCGCTGATCGGCGGCGCCCTGCTGTTCGCCGCCTCCCGCATGCCGGTGAAGCTGCACCGGGCGCTCGCCTACCCGATCCTGGCCGGCGCCGTCTTCATGATGGCCCTGGTGCAGGTGCCCGGGATAGGGATGTCGATCAACGGCAACCAGAACTGGATCTCCCTCGGCGGCTCGTTCCAGATCCAGCCCAGCGAGTTCGGCAAGCTCGCCCTCGTCCTGTGGGGCGCCGACCTGATCGCCCGCAAGCAGGAGCGCAAGCTGCTGACCCAGTGGAAGCACATGCTGGTGCCGCTGGTCCCGGTCGCCTTCCTGCTGCTGGGCCTGATCATGCTCGGCGGCGACATGGGCACCGCGATCATCCTCACCGCGATCCTGTTCGGCCTGCTCTGGCTCGCCGGGGCGCCGACCCGGCTGTTCGCCGGGGTGCTGACCATCGCCGCCCTGATCGGCGGTGTCCTCATCAAGACCAGCCCCAACCGCATGGCCCGGCTGGCCTGCATCGGCGCCACCGAGCCCAAGGCCGGGGTGGCCGACTGCTGGCAGGCCGTGCACGGCATCTACGCCCTCGCCTCCGGCGGGCTCTTCGGATCCGGCCTCGGCGCGAGTGTGGAAAAATGGGGCCAACTGCCAGAAGCGCACACCGACTTCATCTTCGCCGTCACCGGTGAGGAACTGGGCCTGGCGGGGACGCTGTCGGTACTCGCCCTGTTCGCGGCTCTAGGCTATGCGGGTATCCGCGTGGCCGGATGCACGGAGGACCCCTTCGTGAGGTACGCCGCGGGAGGCGTGACCACGTGGATCACCGCTCAGGCGGTGATCAACATCGGTGCGGTGCTCGGCCTGCTGCCGATCGCCGGCGTCCCCCTCCCGCTGTTCTCCTACGGAGGGTCCGCCCTGCTGCCGACCATGTTCGCCATCGGGCTGCTGATCGCCTTCGCACGCGACGAGCCCGCTGCGCGGGCGGCGCTTGCGATGAGGCAACCTCGCTTTGGTAGAAAGCGGGCTGGAGGCGCCAGGATGGATCGGGGGCCTCGGAGATGGAACACGATGCGACGGCGCGCCTCGGTGGCGCGTACGTCCGGAGAGCGGTGA